The Paenibacillus sp. BIC5C1 DNA segment CTTCCGCTATATTCGGATTAGGCTTGCCATCCACATCCCCATAATTTTTGTATAAGGTCAGATACAAGGATTGAATCGGCTTGGAGTAAGCCAGCTTCACCTCACCCGTGGAATCATAGATGGTTCCTCTCACGGGCGCGAGCGGTACATCTTTGGTAATGTTGCTCGCTTCCTCCTGACTGAGCTCAGGCCCTTCCACGAATTGCAAAAATGCCAGCCGTACAATAATAACGCTAAAAATAACAAAGGAAGCGAAGAAAAATACGTTCATTCGGTAACTAAAGCGCCGCTTGTCCGTAAGTTCGTCCTTCTCTTTTGAATGATTTTTCATTCATCCTACCTCTTTCATGACTTGATGCATACCGTCCAGGCTGTACAGCCCCGGCATGATAACCTGGCAACGTCGTCATCTCCCGGACCCATGTCCGGCGTAATGTTAAGCTGATTGATCTTTCAGATGGGTATCCGCAAAGTTAGGAGGATTGAACCAATCGCCACTGATTGCCCAAGTGGGGTCAAGCGGAATCCAGCTTTCCGAATCACTTAAATATATTTCATTCCATGCATGTGGACCATATCCACCCTGCCCGTTATAACCAAGCCCTGTAACCACTTTGACTTCCAAACCCTGTGAACGAGCCATGACTGCATATAAACGAGCGTAATCGATACATACACCTTGACGTGTATCAAATGTATTTTGTGGCGTCTGCTCATGCCATATGCCTTTTTGCTCATAGTCATCCACTTTGCCATAGTCATATTGAATGCGAGAACCTACCCAATCATATAATGCCCTGGCTTTGGCTTCATCTGTCGTTTGACCTTTCACAATTTCTTTTGCCGCAGATTCAATATCCGCCGGAATGTTATGGTCAATGACTTCATATTTGCGTTGCAGGATCGCGCCAAGTTCCTTTTGCACGGCTTGCGTAAATACAGGCAGCTTGTCCTTGATGAATGTACCTGATAATGGCTCTATGACCGATTTGGCCCCTTGCATATAAATGGGTGAAGCCTCTACATAGCGACTGAACATGCTGCCCGGATAGAGACTGACAATCATGAACAACACGGCAATCACAATCATCCCGCGGACGGAGCCAATAACTGTACCAATCACTGCACCCGTAAAACGGCTGAAAAATCCTTTGGGTCTGCTCTCTTGCTCTGCCGAATTGTATCTTCTGCTGAAAATAAGGGAAGAGAGCAATCCGAGAACCAATCGGATGAAGCCATAACTAATCACAAACAACACGGCAAACCGCATCAGCGGAAAATCAGCAATGGCCGTAATCAATGTATAATACATCTGCTCCCATCGGTTCAATTCACGGTTTGGCATGTATGCCGCATGCACAGACAACCATTGCTGAACATATGGGGCAAGCCATAATGTTAAACCGATAGATAACAGAATTCCAATGACCGCCATAATGCCATCCATGAGGAATCCAAAGAGTCTTCCTGCCGAACGTGAAGCACCTCTGGACCACCCCTGAAGCAATGAAGCCGCCACAATCAGCAGCAGCATAATCGTTATGCCGTTGAATTCTTTCAGACTATCCAGCCAACTTTGCAGCACGTATCCATTCCTCCTTTACTACGAAGCCGGTGCTGTTCCGTTCTCCTGTGCCTGTTTGACAAAAGTTCGTATCGTTTCATTGTCGACCTTCCATTCACCCACTGAGATCCCCCGGAATGTAACATCGACTTTATCCGAATTCGTTCTACCCTTAATCTCCACATTGGGGCTTGTGATGGTAAATGCTCCATCCTGTCCCTTGGTGTATGTTGCTTTGGAAGCTTCCTTGAGCATCATGCTGGTCGCTTCTTTCTTCAATGTGTCCATCGTACTCGATTGGACGTCAGTAACTGTCTGTTTGATCTGATCAATGGAGATGCCGCTGTATATCAGTAGAGCCGCAATAATGATGATGGCAATCGCCCATTTCAATACGGTTTTGACCACGTTCAGAACAAAGAACAAAATGATCAACGCAACCACAATCACCAGCCAGTTCTGCATCACAAACTCTTTGATTACTTCTATGTTCATGACTACACCTTCCGTATTAGAGTTGATTATTAACACTTCCCGAATATTATACATGATTTCCGAAGCTGCTGTCAGCTAAGCCCTCCTATGTAAAAATAAACGGTCTAAGTTCGTCCCGCCGGGCGTACAAGTAGTACCATGAGGTTCTGTCCAAGGAACGGGGAACACGTCATGACCAGTTATTGAACATGCATCGCTTAACAAGGAGGGGCTTATGTGAAAACGGCCATCTGGCTATATCTATTTTTGTTCCTTGCTGTTTTTGATCTGCACGCCCAGTATCCAATCTTGACCCCTTTCGCTATCTCGCTCGGGGCGGCCCCGACCTTCATCGGCTGGATGATGGGTATCTACTCCTTGACTCATCTCCCAGGCAATCTGATTGCGGGAACTCAAATCGACAAACATGGCAGTCGTCGTTACATTGTATTCAGTTTGCTGGGTGCAGGCATCATTTTGCTTATCCAGGCGCAAATCCATACACCATGGCAGCTGCTCGCCCTGCGCTCCATCAGTGGGTTTGTACTTGCTTTTCTGTCTCCCGCCTGTCTCGCACTGCTTGCGCAACTGTCAAGTGATCCAATCAAGCAAGGCAAGTATATGTCAGGCCATGGCGTCGTACATACGCTGGCATCCGTGGTATCGCCTGCCGCAGGCGCATTGATCGTCGGAGCTTTAGGATTTTCCGCCACCTTTGCGAGTCTCGGTTATCTGCTCATTCTGTCAGGTGTTATCGCATGGTTATCCATGCCCAAAGGCATCGCTGAAGTTCAGCATGAGAAAGTGACCGAGCCCGCCAAGCCTATCAACCTGGTTGAAGAAAAAAGGAAATTCCTGCCCGTATCTTGGCGATATTTTGCTCTGCCACTTGTCATTGCTTGTGCTCAAGGAATTCTTTTTTTTGAACTGCCTCTGCGTGGAGGCGGCCATTCGTCCATGATGTCTACCGGACTTTTGTTTTCCATTATCAGCATTGGAGCACTATTTACCCTGAGTATGCTATTTCTCAATCGTTATTCCCCAAAACTGCGGTTGATTGCAGGTGTACTGCTGATGTCTTTATGTTTCTTTACTCTGGCGGCCATACCACAAATTCCATTATCATCCGTGCTTTTCGTTCTGGGGATGTCCAAGGGCATTATTTTCCCAGCCATGGCAACACTTTTTATTCATTTAAGCGGCGGAAACAAGCTGGGGCGTATCTTCTCATTACAATCCATCGCTACCTCCATCGGTTCTTTCATCGGTCCAATCACAGCAGGACAACTTCGTGTCGGTTTATCGCCGTATTTCATTGCTTTTGTATTATTGATGATCGGCATTATGCTGCTCCCTTATTTCACTGCCAGACGTGAAGCTTCCTTGCCTGATCCCAAAAGCATACTGGGTTAACCGTATCTAGATAATCTATATTCAAACCCTTTGACAACAGAAAGGCTTGTATTTTTCTTGGCTTTGCATCATTCCCCCATTTACAGCTAAACTATATAAAACGGACTGATGTTCTACACACAAATGAAGTGACTTCTTATCTTTAAGTTTTTTCTTCTTCATTATCCTCATTAGGAATGGACGATCCAAAACGGAACGGCCACTTAGACATTCAGTTTAGAATGTGGAAAAGAAGTTAGAAATTAAAGATGTTTCTGTCAGCGTAGTCGCTCGTGTAAGAATTAGAAGGTCCAGTTTATATAATCCAGTCGATTTTCGCTGCAACATTTCCCGGGGAATGTCGACATAAGCTCTTGATTAAGAGGTGAATATGATGCCTATTCATGTCATTGTGGAAGGTAAAAATGACCGCAGTAAACTAAAACGTCTCGTAGGACCTGAAATCAACATTTTGTGCACATTTGGAACACTGAATTCCCTCAAGCTTGAGTCGCTGCGCAAACAGGTTGGTTACGATGAGGTCTACTTATTTATGGATAATGACAGTTCAGGTAAAAAAATCAGGGGTGTGCTGCGAGATGCCTTCCCGGACGCAGTACAGATGTATACACGACGTGGTTATGCGGGTGTGGAGGGAACTCCCGACGAATATATCATCGCCCAGCTGGAAAAAGCCGGATTGGAATCGTATATCCAATATCCTGAATTCCCATCGTTTTAAACCGTAAGAGGCTGCTCGCCGGGGTATTCATTCAACCCAGGAAGCAGCCTCTTTATTGATTTGTTATTATGACACATCTCTATTCCTTAATCAGATTGCGAATGTCTTCCGCAATGACAGCTGGTTCAACATCCTCTGTATTAAACGCGTTATATACCTTGCGCAATTGATTATTTCGATCCACCAATCCAATCATGTTCATATGGGCAAAATCGTCCTTGTTCTCACCTTCAATGAGGATCTGGAATGAATCCTTGGCGAGCTGCTTCGTTTGATCCATATCCCCCCGCAGGAAATACCAACCTTCATAATCCGCATGGAATCGATCTGCAAATTCTTTAATCTTCTCCTTTGTATCCACTTTCGGATCAAACGAGATAGATACAAAGGAAGCATCCTTCCCAAAGGTATCGTCCTCTTTCAACAGATCCTGCACTTGGGATAACGTAAAGGTCGTAATTGGGCACACATCCGGACAACTGGTGAAATAAAAGTAGAACAAACGCACCTTGCCTTTGGTATCATCCAGAGACACTGTGCTTCCATCCACATTTTCCATCGAGAAGGATTGAATCTCCCGAATTTCGGGTAACTTTTCCTTGCTGGCAAATACGGTGCCCCACATTAAATACACCGCCATAATCAGCGCAAGCCCTAGCAGCATCCATGTCCATTTATATTTTTTCAGCATCATTATCGTCCCTTCCGATATCAGATCATATGAATACGCATACATAAACTTTGAACAGTTCTCTATAAATTATGGACTCTGGATCGTATTTTCAATGGCATTTCCTCATTCCCTTACCACTTTGATGCATATGTATACGAAGAACCTAAACGACAAAGGTCCCCCTAGTTATTGTAACGGATCCACGGCCCCGTGCCCATCTAATGTTTATTAAAGCATTTCATGCTGCTCATTTGTGCACTGTATCCAGAATCATCAATATAAAACTCAAAGATAGATAGTTAATGGAGTAAAGGAAGACCTTTTTGGCCCAGGCATCTGTATTTTGTGCACGAAAACCTTTAAGTGCGTAGTACAGCCACAGAACAGAAAGTATCAGTGAGACAGTAAGATAGAAGATTCCTGCATACCCGTAAGCATACATGAGGACCGGGACAAAGATTTGCAAAACCAGATAAGGAAGCATCTGAATCTTGGTCCGTTCAATACCCTTTACTACCGGTAATAGTGGAAATCCACCAGCCCGATAATCTTCCACCCTGCGGATCGCGAGCGCCCAGAAGTGTGGGGGCTGCCATAAAAACAACATAGCCAGAAGAAGCCATGCACCAAGATCCATACGTCCGGTTACTGCGACATACCCGATGACTGGCGGCATTGCACCAGACAGACCACCTATGGAGGTGCTCCATGTCGACGAACGTTTTAACCAAAGGGTGTACATAATCACATAGACAAACATGCCAAAAATGCCGCATAATCCGGCAAGTACCCCGGAGAAGGAAAAGAGTACGGATAATCCAATCACACCCAAAATAATGGCATAGGATAAAACAACTTTGGGTGTTAAACGTCCTGTTGGTAAGGACCTGTTGCGGGTACGTTCCATTTTGAGATCAAGTTCACGGTCAAAGTAATTGTTAAATACACAAGAAGAAGCCATAATCAGTACCGTTCCAAGTAGGGTTAACAGCATCTTGCTGTAATTGACGTCCCACTGTGATGCAAGCCAAAAGCCACCAAAAACCGCAATAAGGTTGGTTCGAAGAATGCCCGGTTTCGTAATATGGATAAAATCTTTCCACGTCCCTGATTTCATCGGAGGCGCAGATCGTGTTGCCGAATCGGAAGAAGCCTGGTATCTCAATGGATTGTCCACGCTTGTGAATCCCCCTTCTTCTTGATCTCATGGAGGTTTTTCTCTCTGCCTCCGATATAAAGTTTATCACAGGAAAAGGAAAAAGAGTTTGACAATGCTCGTACAATTGCTGTCAATTGAGCAGGTTCTTGTCATATCTTTGGAAATTAGGGTGTTTTGCTTCCCGGTAGGCGGATAATATACACTATATATGGGTATCACCTAGATAGAGAGACAACTCGCATTAAAGATACACCACACAAAGGAGACGTTTATGGATACTTCTACACATTTTGTCATGGGGATTGGTTTGGCCGGTCTGGCTTATGTCGATCCTGTTGTCGCGACGAGTCCCATGCTCGCAGCTGCGGTCATGGTAGGCACCATTGCAGGCTCGCAGGCTCCTGACATCGATACTGCGTTACGTCTCAAAAGCAACTCGCTCTACATCCGGAATCACCGGGGCATGTCCCATTCACTGCCATTTCTCCTGTTATGGGTTCTGCTCATCACCGGTGTCATTGCACTGATCTTTCCGGGTGTCGCTATTGGACACGTCGCGGCCTGGACTGCTGTCGCCGTAGGCGTTCACGTTTTTACCGATTTGTTCAATACCTATGGAACTCAGGCAGCACGGCCTTTTACAGAACGCTGGATTGCCTGGAACATCATTCATATTTTTGATCCATTTCTGTTCACCACACATGTGCTGGCCATATTGCTATGGGCTTTCGATCTGATCGCCCCTGCTCCACTCTTTGTTTCACTGTATATTTTGATTGGCCTGTATTATGTATGGAGAACTATGGCACGTGCTATGGCTGTGAGACAGGTGAAGCGGCTCGACAAAAATAATTCAGAGGCTCATTACATGGTCATCCCAACGATATCCTGGAACCGATGGCATGTGGTGAAAAGACATGAAGATGGCAGTTATGAGATTGGCAAAATGGATCATTCCGTCCTAACCTGGAATCTCCATGCTTCATCGTCCACTCACGCAGCTGTCGCCGCTTCACGCAAATCTCCTGAAGTCACTGCATTTCTGTATTTCACCTCCTATGCTGTTGCAGAGGTGGAAGAATTACCAGCTGGATACAAGGTTCGCTGGGCTGATGTGCGTTATCGACACCGCAAACAATATCCATTTGTCGCTGTAGTCGTTATGGATCGAAATTTCGAAACGATTGATACCTATGTCGGCTGGTTAAGTGACGAGAAAATGGATAAAAAACTTTTATCCGCACGCTCTTGACGAAAGGTGCATGGAAAGGCACAATCAGACATAGGAACGAATACGCGAGAAAGCCCGGAGCGTTTCCGCTCCGGGCTTCTGCTTATTGCTTTTTGGTTATAATAATTATTTGCCAGACCCAGCCAGAGACTGCTCAGCGATTTGTACCAGACGTTTGGTGATGTATCCGCCCAGAGATCCTGTCTCACGGGAAGTGTAGTTACCGTAGTAACCGTCTTGTGGGATAGTTACACCCAGTTCTTGTGCAGCTTCGATTTTCAATTGTTGCAGTGCTGAGTTTGCTTGAGGTACCACCAAGTTGTTAGAACGAGATCCTTGAGCCATATTTAAAATCTCCCTTCAATCTGTGTCTGTAATGTAATTGCAAGCTTGCAAGATTATTATGGCTCGTGTGCTTCAGGTTATACGGAATTTCATCAAATATCTATATGGAGGTTTTTCCCAATGAGCAAAGGTTTATCGCTATGGTTTGCATTCTCTTCGATTATGTTGTTAGCGGTTACGGCGATTATGATCTCTTACTCCGGCTGGTTGGCTACGCTGCTGTTTGTCGTGTCTGTTGCCAACATCGGTTGGGGATTCGTTATTCGCGCAAAGAAAGAGCGTCGTGAAGCACGTACTACCTCAGAAACAGCTTCTTAACCCCGGTAAACTTCATAGGATAGTACGAAACGATAATAAAGAGGAGCCCTATCAGGGCTCCTCTTTATTATGTGAACAATTCTTTTACTTTAATTCACTTGCCTCGTCCTATTACAACGTACGTCTAGGAACAAACCCCATACGTTCTTTAACCGCATTAAGTGTCTGGGAAGCCACCGCTTCTGCGCGGCGAGCTGAAGTTTCCAAAATATCGGCCAATTCGCCAGATTCACGAATTTCACGATACCGTTCCTGTAAAGGTTCAATAACGGATACAACCACTTCAGCCAGTTCTTTTTTGAACGGACCATACATTTTACCTTCATAGCGCTCCGCTACTTCTTTCAATGACAGACCTGCGCATTCAGCATAGATACTCATCAGGTTGCTGACTTCAGGTTTGTTTGCCGGATCATATACAACTTCACGACCGGAGTCGGTTGTAGCACGGCTAATTTTTTTACGAATCACATCTGGCGGATCAAGCAAGGCGATGTAGCTGCCTGCATTGGGATTACTTTTGCTCATTTTGGAAGAAGCATCATCCAGTGACATTACACGAGCACCCACCTGTGGAATATACGGGTCTGGAATCGTGAAATACTCACCATAACGATGGTTAAAGCGTCCCGCCAGATCACGTGTCAGTTCCAAATGCTGCTTTTGGTCTTCGCCTACCGGCACAAGATCAGCATTATACAGCAAAATATCAGCAGCCATTAATGAAGGATAGACAAACAGCCCAGCGCCAACGGAATCTTTACCCGATGATTTGTCCTTAAACTGAGTCATGCGTTCAAGCTCGCCCATTGATGTAAGTGTAGTCATCAACCAGCCCAATTCCGCGTGCTGCGGTACATGAGATTGCAGAAACACATTGGATTTCGTAGGATCGATTCCAGCTGCGATAAACAAGGCAGCTACCGCCTCAGATTGCTCACGCAGCGCTGCTGGCTCTTGAGCTACCGTTACAGCGTGAAGATCAACCACCATGAAGTGACATTGGTAGTCATGCTGCAATTTCACAAAGTTTTTAATTGCTCCGATGTAGTTGCCCAATGTGAGCTTGCCACTCGGCTGAATGCCCGAAAGTACTGTTTTCATTTTACAGAATGCCTCCTTATTTGTTTGTTCCTGTTTCTCCGCGAACGCAAAAAGGCCTCACATCCGCAAGGGACGTGAGACCGTGGTGCCACCCTTATTCGCATTTCTCCATTCATCTAGACCTGATTAGATCATGTAGAAGAAATGCCTTCATTTCTCCGTAACGTGGAGTATACGTCCGATTCTACTAAGGGTAGTCCAAACTTCAGACATCGCCTGTTCAAGCCAGCACTCAAGGGTCCATTCGGTAAAGAGTTCACACCGGTTCACATCACCCACCGGCTTTCTGAAGAGAGTTCTCTTGGCTTACTTGTCCCTGTCATCGCTTTGTTATCATTCACTGGATAAAACACATCGTTCAAGATACCATCTTAATCCGCGCGGACCAGAATGTCAAAATGGGAATAGCTTTTTTTACCCACTTCACTGAAATCTGTTATGATGGAATTGCTTATCCTAATCACCAGCATTCATTCGGTATGCTAATGGGATAAGTGGCATGTACACAATGACACGCCTGCTACGGCAGTTAGAGCTGGCCGTTTGCAGACAGATTTCAAGTGGGAAAAGGAGCATCGATATGAAACAAGTGACCAAAGGCCAATGGAATGGTTACGACACGTATATCCTACATAGCCGTGAATTGGAGATTACCCTGCTGCCGCGTCTTGGAAATAATATTATCTCGATTCGCGATTTGGTGCAGGGCCGCGATGTCGTTCGCAGTCCGGAAGAAGATGAACTTGCCTTTTATTTGCAGAAGCCGTATCACTTCGGCGTTCCGCTTCTTGTTCCGCCAGGCCGCATTCATCGAGGACAATTCGAATATGAGGGAGTTCATTACCAATTCGATCAGAATACGGCCAATGACAACCATATTCACGGTCTCCACCGCAGCCAGTCCTGGTGTGTCAGCGACATCGAAGAAGATGAAGATGGCTGTGCAATTACAACGGAATTATTAACTGAAAATGAAGAGCATTGGATGGCTCAATTTCCAATTCCTTTGAAGCTTGAGATGACGTTCAGACTTCAAAACGCGGTGTTAAGCCAGCGTCTGCGTGTGACCAATCTGAGCTCTACTCCTGCTCCTTTTGGAATGGGATATCATACATGGTTTCTACTTGACGGCAAACCTGCCGAATGGTCACTTCAACTTCCTGTGTCCGGAATTTACGCTCAGAATGAAGAACAACTGCCTACAGGCCAGATTGAATCTCTCGGAGAATGGTCTTCTTTGAACGAAGGCATGAACATGCAAGGACGAAACTGGGATACCATTTTAAAAGCTGCCGAAGGGCAGCCAGCAGTAGCTCACTTGCGCAGACAGGATGGATACACGCTTAATTATTCAGCGGATGAAGCATATTTCAAACATTGGGTCCTCTTTACAAAGGGCGAATCCGACCAATTTCTATGCATTGAACCTTATACCTGGCTTCCTGATGCACCCAATTTGAATTTAACAGACGAGCAAACGGGACTGATTCGTCTGGAACCAGAACAGCCCGTTGAACTTTTTACACGTATTGAGATTGTACCGCCAACCGAGTAGAATCTTGTACTCTCAGGCGACTTCTATGGGACATAGCTCCTACTTTTTCCTTTTCTTTTGCGTAGCCGATCCATACTGGGTCGGCTTTTTTCATGTTATATCTCATCTTTTATATCCAAATTTTGCCTTACGCCATATCATGCATATTTCCTCATTCTCTAACCATACTAACATCACCAAGCCATAAGGAGGTGACACACATGTACGGAGGTCAAAACCAAGGAAACAGAAACTCTTCAAACAATCTGGTTGTTCCTCAAGCAACTGCAGCTTTGCAACAATTGAAAATTGAAGCTGCACAAGAGCTGGGTGTAACAATTCCCCAAGACGGTTACTACGGTAACTACACTTCCCGTGAGACAGGTTCTCTGGGTGGTTACATCACTAAACGTCTGGTCCAAATCGCTGAGCAGCAATTATCGGGTCGTTCGTAAGCTCGTAATTCGTGCTCCTATATGCAAGAACAAAAAGCGGCCTTCCTCTGAAGTGCCGCTTTCCTGTGTGCTCGCTCATCACAATTATGAAGACGACTCCATGCCTGAATCCATGTATGTATTGGTTCTTGGATAACGAATCATCAGGTTCGCCATATTATAGTTGGACTCCATCGTGGCATCAACCAGAATCATGCCTTGTCTTACTGTAAAATCATATGCAATTTCTCCATGAGTCCAATTTCGCTTGAATTTCAAAGTCTCCAGTGCCATTGCGCGGAAAGAAGAGCGCTGGATTTCGTTTAATCCACCGTCCTCCACTTCCATTTGACCGTCACGTCCGGTTATCGGATTATGTCGAATTCCAAACTTCCCAATTACATTATTTCGTATTTGCACAAATACCACACCTGAATCTAACCCTGATAATTCATGATCAAGCTCTTTGAACACCAGATCCAACTGTCGTGCTAATGAAAGCTGGTCAATTTTTACCATAACGCTCCTCCTTTATGCACTTCATCCTTCAAAACAAGGACTTACGACTCATTATATGACAACAAATGTGGTCATTCAACAAAGTCAAACAAACTTGGGTAATTATGACTATGATTTGCACAATTAATTGCCATTTTGCGTCCTTTTAGCGAGTTATTTCTCTCAATTGCGACAAAATATTTAGCAGGAGCTTAGCTTTAAAAAACACTTAAAAAGGCTGCAATCCCGTGTACATTTACACAGGATTGCAGCCCCATTACATATATAGGAATACTATTTTGCGGATTCTGTCATCTCAAGAAATTGATCAATATCGGCAATGACCAGGTTCGCAGCATTTTGCCAGAAATCCGGTTGTGTGAGATCTGTACCCAGATGTTTCTGTGCCAGTTCTTCTACCGTCATTCGGCCCGTATCTCGTAGCAAATCATCGTATTTATCGGCAAATGCTGTACCTTCCTCCTGCGCTCTGGCATAGATGCCTGCACTGAACATATAACCGAACGTATAAGGGAAGTTGTAGAAAGGTACACCTGTCAGATAGAAATGCAGCTTGGATGCCCAGAAATGCGGATGATCGGATGCTAGTGCACCACAGAACGCTTCTTGCTGTGCTTCCACCATCAGTTTGGACAACTCATCTGCATTCACCAAACCTTGTTTGCGTTGCTCATAGAACCGATTTTCGAACAGGAAACGAGCGTGAATATTCATGAAGAACGCAACGCTTCGTTGAATCTTGTCTTCGAGCAGAGCTAGCTTCTCTTGCTTATCCGTTGCTGCTTGAACCAGAGCATCGGCTACAATCAGCTCAGCAAAGGTAGATGCCGTTTCCGCCACATTCATGGCGTAGCGTTGATTCAAGGCTGGCAGTTCTTCCATAATGTGCTGATGATATCCGTGACCAAGTTCATGAGCAAGTGTCGACACATTCGACGGCGTCCCAGAGAAGGTCATGAAAATACGTGTTGCTTTGCTGAGTGGTAAGGAGGTACAGAACCCTCCTGGACGCTTGCCAGCACGGTCCTCTGCTTCAATCCAACGTTTCTCAAACGCCATCTCTGCAAATTTGGAAAGTTTGGGACTGAACTTGGCGAATTGATCAACAATATTGATGGCTGCCTCGTCATATGTGACTTTTCCACCCGACTTGCCTACTGGTGCATCTACGTCACTCCAGCTGAGTTTCTCTACACCAAGCAGTTTCGCCTTGCGCTCCAAATATCGAACCAAAGCAGGTTTCGCTCCATTAATCACATTCCACATCGTATCGAGCGTCTGGCGCGACATGCGGTTGATCGCCAAAGGTTCCTTTAGAATGTCATCCCAGCCGCGCTTCTCATACAATTTGAGACGGAAACCGGCGAGATGGTTTAAGGTATCTGCGCAGAAGTCTTCGACATCCGTCCAAGCCTGTTCCCAGTTAGCGAATACAGTCTCGCGCACATTTCGGTCACTGTCGCTCAGCTTATTCGCAGCCTGACCTGCGGATAACATCACCGTTTCACCATTTTGTTCAAATGGGATGTTAACCTTGCTTACAATGGTGTTATAGAATTTGCCCCACCCATGGTAACCATCTACGCCGAGATCCAGCGCAAGACCTTCAAGTTCAGGTGACAGTTTCTCACGAGC contains these protein-coding regions:
- the trpS gene encoding tryptophan--tRNA ligase — its product is MKTVLSGIQPSGKLTLGNYIGAIKNFVKLQHDYQCHFMVVDLHAVTVAQEPAALREQSEAVAALFIAAGIDPTKSNVFLQSHVPQHAELGWLMTTLTSMGELERMTQFKDKSSGKDSVGAGLFVYPSLMAADILLYNADLVPVGEDQKQHLELTRDLAGRFNHRYGEYFTIPDPYIPQVGARVMSLDDASSKMSKSNPNAGSYIALLDPPDVIRKKISRATTDSGREVVYDPANKPEVSNLMSIYAECAGLSLKEVAERYEGKMYGPFKKELAEVVVSVIEPLQERYREIRESGELADILETSARRAEAVASQTLNAVKERMGFVPRRTL
- a CDS encoding SCO family protein yields the protein MLKKYKWTWMLLGLALIMAVYLMWGTVFASKEKLPEIREIQSFSMENVDGSTVSLDDTKGKVRLFYFYFTSCPDVCPITTFTLSQVQDLLKEDDTFGKDASFVSISFDPKVDTKEKIKEFADRFHADYEGWYFLRGDMDQTKQLAKDSFQILIEGENKDDFAHMNMIGLVDRNNQLRKVYNAFNTEDVEPAVIAEDIRNLIKE
- a CDS encoding transglutaminase domain-containing protein — translated: MLLLIVAASLLQGWSRGASRSAGRLFGFLMDGIMAVIGILLSIGLTLWLAPYVQQWLSVHAAYMPNRELNRWEQMYYTLITAIADFPLMRFAVLFVISYGFIRLVLGLLSSLIFSRRYNSAEQESRPKGFFSRFTGAVIGTVIGSVRGMIVIAVLFMIVSLYPGSMFSRYVEASPIYMQGAKSVIEPLSGTFIKDKLPVFTQAVQKELGAILQRKYEVIDHNIPADIESAAKEIVKGQTTDEAKARALYDWVGSRIQYDYGKVDDYEQKGIWHEQTPQNTFDTRQGVCIDYARLYAVMARSQGLEVKVVTGLGYNGQGGYGPHAWNEIYLSDSESWIPLDPTWAISGDWFNPPNFADTHLKDQSA
- a CDS encoding metal-dependent hydrolase yields the protein MDTSTHFVMGIGLAGLAYVDPVVATSPMLAAAVMVGTIAGSQAPDIDTALRLKSNSLYIRNHRGMSHSLPFLLLWVLLITGVIALIFPGVAIGHVAAWTAVAVGVHVFTDLFNTYGTQAARPFTERWIAWNIIHIFDPFLFTTHVLAILLWAFDLIAPAPLFVSLYILIGLYYVWRTMARAMAVRQVKRLDKNNSEAHYMVIPTISWNRWHVVKRHEDGSYEIGKMDHSVLTWNLHASSSTHAAVAASRKSPEVTAFLYFTSYAVAEVEELPAGYKVRWADVRYRHRKQYPFVAVVVMDRNFETIDTYVGWLSDEKMDKKLLSARS
- the cyoE gene encoding heme o synthase, with the translated sequence MDNPLRYQASSDSATRSAPPMKSGTWKDFIHITKPGILRTNLIAVFGGFWLASQWDVNYSKMLLTLLGTVLIMASSCVFNNYFDRELDLKMERTRNRSLPTGRLTPKVVLSYAIILGVIGLSVLFSFSGVLAGLCGIFGMFVYVIMYTLWLKRSSTWSTSIGGLSGAMPPVIGYVAVTGRMDLGAWLLLAMLFLWQPPHFWALAIRRVEDYRAGGFPLLPVVKGIERTKIQMLPYLVLQIFVPVLMYAYGYAGIFYLTVSLILSVLWLYYALKGFRAQNTDAWAKKVFLYSINYLSLSFILMILDTVHK
- a CDS encoding ATPase; the protein is MNIEVIKEFVMQNWLVIVVALIILFFVLNVVKTVLKWAIAIIIIAALLIYSGISIDQIKQTVTDVQSSTMDTLKKEATSMMLKEASKATYTKGQDGAFTITSPNVEIKGRTNSDKVDVTFRGISVGEWKVDNETIRTFVKQAQENGTAPAS
- a CDS encoding alpha/beta-type small acid-soluble spore protein, yielding MAQGSRSNNLVVPQANSALQQLKIEAAQELGVTIPQDGYYGNYTSRETGSLGGYITKRLVQIAEQSLAGSGK
- a CDS encoding toprim domain-containing protein, translating into MPIHVIVEGKNDRSKLKRLVGPEINILCTFGTLNSLKLESLRKQVGYDEVYLFMDNDSSGKKIRGVLRDAFPDAVQMYTRRGYAGVEGTPDEYIIAQLEKAGLESYIQYPEFPSF
- a CDS encoding MFS transporter, producing MKTAIWLYLFLFLAVFDLHAQYPILTPFAISLGAAPTFIGWMMGIYSLTHLPGNLIAGTQIDKHGSRRYIVFSLLGAGIILLIQAQIHTPWQLLALRSISGFVLAFLSPACLALLAQLSSDPIKQGKYMSGHGVVHTLASVVSPAAGALIVGALGFSATFASLGYLLILSGVIAWLSMPKGIAEVQHEKVTEPAKPINLVEEKRKFLPVSWRYFALPLVIACAQGILFFELPLRGGGHSSMMSTGLLFSIISIGALFTLSMLFLNRYSPKLRLIAGVLLMSLCFFTLAAIPQIPLSSVLFVLGMSKGIIFPAMATLFIHLSGGNKLGRIFSLQSIATSIGSFIGPITAGQLRVGLSPYFIAFVLLMIGIMLLPYFTARREASLPDPKSILG